One Cryptomeria japonica chromosome 9, Sugi_1.0, whole genome shotgun sequence genomic window carries:
- the LOC131048297 gene encoding uncharacterized protein LOC131048297 → MSCMAMQTISEGKDMEIEEFKINARGTRLWNVLRFAVMMLRKGIAAKKLQKMAVDLHMAISRGIKFGGLDKYVSNGGSYMNNNKKSLGFMDYEFSCSSTPMVKRRANLLSYSGPKKHGGRWDQRFLMATMPCIAKEAESVINSTIPKFIQCGEDFFDPSRRTSSTPSYLSTRSELSEIDRQAEEFIASFYNEMKLQRQDSFSKYREMLDRGSG, encoded by the coding sequence ATGTCTTGCATGGCCATGCAAACTATTTCAGAAGGAAAAGACATGGAGATTGAAGAATTCAAGATCAATGCTCGTGGGACTCGGCTGTGGAATGTTCTCAGATTTGCAGTTATGATGCTCAGAAAAGGAATTGCAGCAAAAAAGTTGCAGAAAATGGCTGTAGATCTGCATATGGCTATCAGCAGGGGGATAAAATTTGGTGGGCTTGACAAATATGTGAGTAATGGTGGTAGTTATATGAATAACAATAAGAAATCTCTGGGTTTCATGGACTATGAGTTTTCTTGCAGCAGTACTCCAATGGTGAAAAGGAGGGCAAATCTTTTGAGTTACAGTGGGCCAAAAAAGCATGGTGGTCGATGGGATCAGCGTTTTCTGATGGCCACCATGCCCTGTATTGCAAAAGAAGCAGAATCTGTTATAAATTCCACCATACCCAAATTCATTCAGTGTGGAGAAGATTTTTTTGACCCATCTAGAAGAACTTCTTCTACTCCTTCCTATCTTTCAACCAGGTCTGAGTTATCAGAGATTGATAGGCAGGCTGAGGAATTTATTGCTTCTTTTTACAATGAGATGAAATTGCAGAGGCAGGATTCGTTTTCAAAGTACAGAGAAATGTTGGACAGGGGTTCTGGTTAA